From a single Streptomyces liliifuscus genomic region:
- a CDS encoding trypsin-like peptidase domain-containing protein, whose amino-acid sequence MGDLDWRSSRRFIVRLDTPDGQSSDQRNTLGTGFFVAYGKVLTCAHVVYDAMAGGPLDKVLVVPDRSLRSQPVLARVVARTDPPTKSVLWPMPDLALLELEADLHHEVLRLSPQRRLSVDRRYQAWGYAPRADGETPEGASVSFRFEGHDGDGYLRLAAGQAAAGLSGSPLVDAARPDEVLGVIAASRDPHADLGGWAVPVSALEDPGLPRPQWTSAPEPKPLPKPLRDVLWENSQWDQDPPLPAPDSAPVPRAVVLRRSYRLGAAFARLGRMELLAQRYAAADQDSAERGRYIAKYYGVCVDACRFLTVVAPPGELTNEERDNATAVRIGHAERIAAQLQREQGERESAEFGARAAAALRLGLRAGIAPAMLPHLRPEQRAESARGLMALATELRLPQMLIDRVEALTAGADQEAVQTEAFALDDEVSRWFEEQARTGLWMRLSLCTFWRLAWRACLAALARSEHMAPGLAGGLMGRARGYGTWLGLPAANLPEITGVRPEDGAHAMHYLLHELPDPMVTVVKERYGEDACGLLWICTRLVGWLIFPDDGLRASIAAGTAKKCVSLGFPDDLHREVVSSLGSGQDFGAVKDAVWKFNQEVNGFYLEHTPQANLA is encoded by the coding sequence ATGGGTGACCTCGACTGGCGCTCTTCGCGGCGTTTCATCGTGCGACTGGACACCCCGGACGGGCAGTCCTCCGACCAGCGGAACACGCTGGGCACCGGGTTCTTCGTCGCCTACGGCAAGGTGCTGACCTGCGCGCACGTGGTGTACGACGCCATGGCGGGCGGCCCGCTGGACAAGGTCCTCGTGGTGCCCGACCGGTCCCTGCGCTCCCAACCGGTGCTCGCTCGAGTGGTGGCCCGTACGGACCCGCCGACGAAGAGTGTGTTGTGGCCGATGCCCGACCTGGCGTTGCTGGAGCTGGAAGCCGACCTGCACCACGAGGTGCTGCGGCTCAGCCCGCAGCGGCGGCTCAGTGTCGACAGGCGGTATCAGGCATGGGGTTACGCGCCCCGGGCGGACGGCGAGACGCCCGAGGGGGCGTCGGTCTCCTTCCGCTTCGAGGGCCATGACGGCGACGGCTACCTACGGCTGGCGGCGGGGCAGGCCGCAGCGGGCCTGTCGGGTTCACCGCTGGTCGACGCCGCCCGGCCGGACGAGGTGCTCGGCGTGATCGCCGCTTCCCGGGATCCCCATGCCGATCTGGGAGGCTGGGCCGTTCCCGTCTCCGCGCTGGAGGATCCCGGTCTGCCGAGACCGCAGTGGACGTCGGCCCCGGAGCCGAAGCCCCTGCCGAAGCCTCTGCGGGATGTTCTGTGGGAGAACTCCCAGTGGGATCAGGATCCCCCGTTGCCCGCGCCGGACAGTGCTCCCGTTCCGCGGGCCGTGGTGCTGCGCCGCTCGTACCGGCTCGGGGCAGCGTTCGCCCGGCTGGGGCGTATGGAGTTGCTCGCGCAGCGGTACGCGGCCGCCGACCAGGATTCCGCCGAGCGGGGCCGGTACATCGCAAAGTACTACGGCGTCTGTGTGGACGCCTGTCGCTTCCTGACGGTCGTCGCCCCGCCGGGTGAACTCACGAACGAGGAGCGGGACAACGCCACGGCCGTCCGAATCGGCCACGCGGAGCGGATCGCCGCACAACTGCAGCGGGAACAGGGCGAGCGCGAGTCCGCGGAATTCGGCGCCAGGGCCGCGGCAGCCCTCCGGCTCGGTCTCAGGGCCGGGATCGCACCGGCGATGCTTCCCCACCTGCGACCGGAGCAGCGGGCCGAAAGTGCCAGGGGCTTGATGGCACTCGCCACCGAGCTGAGGCTCCCGCAAATGCTGATCGACCGCGTCGAGGCCCTGACGGCCGGGGCCGACCAGGAAGCCGTACAGACTGAGGCCTTCGCGCTGGACGACGAGGTCTCGCGCTGGTTCGAGGAACAGGCCCGTACCGGCCTCTGGATGCGGCTGTCCCTCTGTACCTTCTGGCGGTTGGCGTGGCGCGCCTGTCTTGCCGCGCTCGCGCGGTCGGAGCACATGGCGCCCGGACTGGCCGGCGGGCTGATGGGTCGGGCACGCGGGTACGGAACCTGGCTCGGACTCCCGGCGGCAAACCTCCCCGAGATCACCGGGGTCCGCCCTGAGGACGGCGCCCATGCCATGCACTATCTGCTCCACGAACTGCCGGATCCGATGGTCACCGTGGTGAAGGAGCGCTACGGCGAGGACGCCTGCGGTCTGCTGTGGATCTGCACTCGACTGGTGGGCTGGTTGATCTTTCCCGATGACGGGTTGCGCGCGTCCATCGCGGCGGGCACCGCGAAGAAGTGCGTGTCGCTCGGCTTCCCGGACGACCTCCATCGGGAGGTCGTCTCATCCCTTGGCTCCGGGCAGGACTTCGGGGCGGTGAAGGATGCCGTCTGGAAGTTCAACCAGGAAGTGAACGGGTTCTACTTGGAGCACACGCCTCAAGCCAACCTCGCATAG